Within Larus michahellis chromosome 5, bLarMic1.1, whole genome shotgun sequence, the genomic segment GGAAGGAAAAACAGCTCCGCTGTAAAGCGTATAGCATATACATTAGCTTAACAGAGATCAGCCAGTGACTGTACCATCAGTCTAATGGTTGCAATAATGCCCAAGATGAGTCTCTAGGTTGTAAAACACGGGCTGCAGGTaagttttcagcaaaaaaaaaacctacaatccCCAAGTTGGAGTTAAGCAACCAACACATTTTCATTTCCGTACAAGTGAAAATTGCATTGCTGACAGTTCGTTCCTtgcactgttttttccccattttagtTTTCCTCATCCACTTTTTCATAGGGCAAAGTCAATGGTattcttgttgggttttttcctgtacCTATCGAGATGTTGTACAGTCACAGCAGCGCTGAAACGGTAACTTACTTTTTTAGTAGATAGGGTATTAGTGGTAGCGTAGCCGGATTGAAGTGCTCCTCCATATTTCTTAAAGAGGTAAGCTCACCGCTAGCGTTACAAACCAGCAAGGCATGAACACACACTGCAAAggccacagaaaaataaaatcaggaaaaaaggaagtgaGCCAAAATTTCAAAACGTCTAGATAAGCTAATTACAAAATGCCAAAAAGACTAATTAGCCTCCTCAGCAGAAAGCAAGTTACCCAGTTACCACGTCTGATTGAGTACTAGAGATGAGTAAAGACTATTAGCCCTTCTTTTCAAGGTGCATTACTTGGAAGTATTTGCGATTCCAACATTAGGAACGTTCTGGGAAGGAAGCTTAGATGAAAATCCttactcattttaaaaacactcGAGGTATTAGGTTGCTTTGGAATTCAGGAGGTGAATTTTTTAAGTAAACCATCTGTATCACAACAGCTAAGCAGGTGTTTTCTTACAAGAGAAGAGACAGGAACATGAGAACACCCGCAACGGGCCAGACCCAAATCCCATCTAGCCTGTTTCCAAAGCGTACAAGAGGGGATGCCTAGGGGAGAACACGTATTCGATTATATTTTTCTGAATGCGCTGCCAGTTTCCCTATGGTTGTTTCCCCCCAGTTGTGAATTACTTGGTGTGCAACTTACTGTTGGATCGCCAGTTTGAGGGGCAGTAGCCTTTCAATGGTAGTAATTCTACTTCACTGTTGGAGGACGGTCCAAAGAAAGCACTACTTGCAATGAAAGTATCCAGGGCGTCAAAGGTCAGCGTCTTCGAAACAACCCAAATATCATCTGTCAAAAGAATACAGAGCTCTCGtttccttttaaaggaaacaaagccGGACAGAATAGCCCAGCATTTACTATGCCGCAAATTAAACCACCGCTAATGGCAAAGCAGGGGGTATTAGAAAGTCCTAAGTAAGTGTTAGTTCAgttcaaaaagaaagaataaataatttgcaGTTCTTCTAGTATCTATTTTCTGAAATGGATGGTGACTGTCAGGTTCTCTCCTGGTGCAGTTAGCATTTGGGAAATCTGAAGTACTATCAATTTTGAGAATATATGGAACAAATCACTGAAGAATACCACAAATCTAGTTAAGCACTCTTTCGCCGAAGAACAGCAAACTGCTGAAATAAACAgacatttttcccttccctttcaaaACCAACACATGCTGGAGCCTTTAAGTGTTCTGTTTTATTTGGCATGCCTGATGAGACAAAAGCTCACTACGCTATTCCTACACCAGGTATGGCCGAGCACAGCCAGGGAGATTTCAAAGTTCGGAGCAATAATGGTGTAGCAGAAATGATTAAAAACTTGCCAAGCACAAGTTTTGCCTATGCCCAGCTTCAGAATTTAAAGTTACAAAACCCTGATTTGTCAACAACATTTCAGAGTCTGTGCATAAAGTGCGCACAGACACGCTTGTTTCTGCCTAATTTCCTTTATATCGCTTTCAACAGCAAATTGAACAAACTGTGAAGACAGGGGTATCGATTCCAGAGTTACTGAAGTGAACTACCAAGACTTTAGATTACAAATTAAATCTTCAGAAGGCACAACGTGACACGGACAATTCTTTCGATGCTGAAGATTTGGTTACCTTTGCTATAGAGAGAATAATGCTCCTTTCTGCTCAGTTTGAGGTATAATTTGGTTTTGGAATCGGCATCAAATCTGGCAGGCGTATTCATAGACTTCTTGAACTTGCTACACCGCTGCGTCTGCATTTCAAAGGCTTTCCTGTTAAATTGTAAATTTGAGGAAAAGTATGTAAACAACCGGCACATTTTGGATTCACCGCCAAAAATAAGAAAGCTCCCCAGACTGGACCAAATTATACAGCACAAATCTTGGTCGTTGCTCATCATCTTACATGACtaagttttaaatacatttgtctCCACTGCAAAATACTTCTCATATTCAGCCATAATCAAGTTGTTTCCCCTACGGTTGAGCAGCACAGAACAGCCTTCGATAGAACTTCTACCATTAAAATTAGAATCACTACGAGAATAAACCTAGTTCTCTTATGAAAGATTAAATGAACAGTAATTCAAACACAACGATCATAAGGGATTTCATTAAGCAATCGATCAAGTCGCTAGTAAGCGCTTTTGACTCTTGCTGAAAAGAGCGTGGACCTAAAGTGTCAATCCTGTGACTATTATTCCTTCACTAATTTGGCTTTTACATTTCTACATAGAACTGGAGCCTCTTTCAAGGCGGTGAAAGTGGCTGTTAAATGCTACCGGAATATTCGTAAATCCTGCCCTTCACCTAGCACCTGTGAGAAGCGGCGAGCATTGCCGAATACCTCACCAAAAGCTGGCATCCCTCATAGAGAGAAATCTTTTGACTTCTGAGGTACGTCCCGATACTTTTTACATCACGAAGCACTACACTAGGTCTGGATTTTATCTGCGCGGGGTTCACGTCTTCTATCCACTTGAAAAACGAACACCGCTCGGCTTTTGGGGCATCACAGGCATAAAACAAACGACCCtaggaaaggagaaggggggaaaagacCATCAGCACATTAAAACGAACAAAAAAGTGTAAAGCAGTGGCCCATAGAAATAATCAGGTAAACGCCCATGCTTTCACTGTGTTTGGCTGAAAAGCCAAAAGTCCGCGTTCCCGGACCTCTCGGCTTCTGAACCCGGTGTGTGTACTCGCACCTTACAGAAATCCCACGTGACCcagaaaattataaaaacagGTCTCTTGGCTGCTTCTCTATGGAGAGAGCTATTGCTTCAACAATTCCGGACACTAGTGGGTACTACAACTAATCTTAAAAGTCATCTCTATGAAACCACTTCAACCTCCAACTGTAAATCATGCAGAATCGCCCTGTAATTGTTCACACAACTGGGTCTATACACCAAACAAACATCCCTGACCGTCAACAACCAAGGAATAAAACAGCACCTTGTTTTGACCTTCTTTTTTAACCGTAACAAGCTTCGCAGGACGCATGTGATTGCAGAGCGGAACGCAGCTTTCCTTGCTCTCACTCGGCCCATCTTTCAGCGAAGTGTAAAATGATATATCCACTTTTGAAAGAGCATCGTGCAATCTTTGTGACAACTCAAACAGCATTATGTTTAATTGCTCTggacataaaaaggaaaataagattaaCGAGCACAGCCTTAAAGTGTTTACGCAAGTACACAACATCCGGAGAAACacattttcctctgaaactttCAACCCCAAATCTAAATCAAAATGCTTAAGCCGAGTCCTAGAAGAAATCACGTGTCCTGCAAAATTCACATATTGCATATGCAGTGAATTTGTTTTAACTGCTTTAGTTTAATTCAAATCCCGTTTAAGTATATGACTCCAAAACAGTAAGTAACTGTCCAAACAGTAAGTaactgtatgtaaaaaaaaaccccaacaacaatgTAACAAAGCTTTAAATGGGAATGTAAGGTCTGGTAAAGTCTGCCGGGTTTTCTGTTTGGCTGCGTAAGTGTATCGgtcttttgctttgtctttgcaaTTTGGGGTATAGATTGCATATGTTTGAGCACATATATTCGAACTCAAACGCACACAGCTGTTCCAACAGATGATGCTGACGATCTCTCCCCCTCTCACCCTGCTTTTGAAGCCTCAGAAATACACTGTTTAAAAACGGCGGCATTTTACACGGCCTGGCATTAAACGTACCTGTCAGAGCAGCTTTAAAAACCTGTTTGTAGTGAACATGAGACGGAAAGACAATTGGTATGGAAATCTTCCTTTTAGGAAGATTAGCATATTTTACTTTATCCACATTAGGAAAAGACAACTCGGAAATTGTtatgtcctaaaaaaaaaaccacagaagaatAAATCACTGAAGCTCAAAAAACTCTGGATGAAACAGATTTTGATAGACGGCTACTGCACAGAAATGCCAAAAcctatcattttttttcctttcatatattGTGCCCTCATTAATAAGTacaattaaacagaaataattcaggATCTCAGTCCGCAACCAGAAGTTTCAAGACGACAACTGGCAACGAAGAATCAGTTTTCTAACAGCAAAATACAAATCCCCGTCACCACAAGTGGCTGCAGACTTAACCGTATGTACAGGAGCGTGTATTCAATAGAACCACCAACAGGAATAAAACGAAGTACACCCGGAGCTACAGCATGGAGAGCGTGGACTGCCCTTTTGGATGTACCATCAAGTTCCAGTTTGCCCTTTGACAAACAGCCCGCGTTACTAACAACCCAGGTAATGCTTGCAAAGGCTTTGGAGTAAATGATGTAATTCAGATTCACGTTCTCAGCCCCGGACACGGGGACGGGGCACGCAAAACCTCATTTTCGACACcatttctgcacagaaataaatcCAACAGATGAAACCGTAACAAAGGTAGCACAGAGAAGGACGAATCAGACTAGGGAGCTCTGGGAAAAGTGCGCGTACCACAAGCTATCCCTGCGCCTGCCATCCCAGCTAGTCCCGAGTACCTTCTTCCACCTACCTACGCTGTGGTGGGCATCATGATGACAGCTCTCTTCATAAGCTTATTAAGATCTGatatagatggattttttttttaatatatctacACACACAGTGTATACCAGTGTGTATATGAAATATACTTGTTATTTCCACACCTGTTTCACATGAATTTTACTGTACAAACACTTTTAAAGAACTAGAAAACAGAGCACTctacatttgcattaaaaaaaaaaggaaaaatctaacATTTTCACTAACTTCCAAACATAACCACTGAACAACTTCTGAAACCTGACttgtggttggtttgggtttttttttcccccccccactttgACTCCGTTTAAGACAGCCTACTGGTCACAAACAGCTGTGCTAATTTTTAGGTCCTCATTCAATGCCAAATTATTTTCCACAATCAGAAATGAAGaagtttaaaatactttaaaatcagAGACTAAGCTTTGAAGCAAGATATGAGGGCTCGTGAAAACGATGCCAATTCCACAATTAAGAAAAACGCTCCTTAAACACATTCTTACTAATTATAGATGACAAAACGACCGAACAGCTTTTACTTCGTCTTCCTGCCATCAACATTCCTATTTAAACCTGGCAGCGTGCGCGCCAAGGAATTACCTTTAAAAAAGGATTGGTCACAGCACTGAGAAAAGTGTATTagcagctgctgttctgcagcgGAGACTCTTGTGTTAATACATTTGTAGAAACGTTTCACCCAATCATACTGATAATATCCTGCAGGAAATCTGATAAATGCAGTCACTTTGTCCAAAAAAAAGCCGTGTTTCTGTCACTTATAACTGTATGTGCTGGAACAGCTACACACCTGGCCGTCTCCTGTTACAGCGTGGCAGCTCAGATGACTCAACACCTTTTGTGTAGCTTCAGCCAAAGGTGTCTGACTTAAGTGCAGGGAAAGTAACTTCCTCTCTGAAACCAAATCTTGGCTGCGGGTGTTGGCACAGCATTTACCAAGCAGGCTCTTCGCTGTCAGCGGAGGTGCAGAGCCAGGAGCACTTTTGTCCACAGCAGCGCTCTCTCCCCTGTCACCCAGCGGCATTCCAAGGACCTTCTCAGCGCAGATGTCACCTGTCACTTCCCCATCATCGCTGTTTTGAGTTATCAAGTCACTCTGAGCACTGTTTTGGTATTTTAGCCACTTGCTTTGTCTGTATCGGGAACTCACATTAGGGAACGCTGCTTCTACGGGTTCCCTTTGTCTGTCCTCTGTATCCTCTCCAAACACAGAGGTTTCATAATTTCTGTCCTCAGGGCGAAAAGCCCTAATAGGAAATACCGCTGACTTCTGGCCTAGAGGGGCTACTGAAGAGTCAAAAGACTGCCGGAGCTTCTCGCCTTCAGGTGGATAAACCGCGTCAGGAATCTTCTCAGTGGCAGGAAAAGTAACAAATGGTGTTTTAACTGCGGGTTTCAATCTTGAGAGGTTGCGTTCCTCCGGATAGCTGGATTTCTCCTGGCCTGTAGGGCAAAAAACTCTCACGAGCAACTCGTAGCACTTGTGGATGGCACATTAACTCCAGGTgtacaaaaaaaatactaagatAAGGAAAGAATTCTAAGGTCTTCCTTTTACATCCTGTCTTCTAATTGGCAAGCTCTTCGTATCATGCCTGTGCAGTACTAAATTTCCACACGACACGAGTGATTTCAACCGCGATTGTTTCAATGCCTAAATCCCTATATTCCGAACACCTTTCTGTAGACACTCTACTTGTATAAAAAGATAACGTTTggtagaaattattaaaaaaattattgtgtttGGAAGGTCATTAATCTGATATTCTTGGTAGGTTAGCAACAGCTGCCAATTAGAAAACATACAGCTTAACATTTGCTCCTTTTTCCATAAAGAACGCCCACAAAGCCGCGTGAATTAATGTTAACCAATGTAGATAAACAGGTTTCTAGTACCCCGAGCATCTTTTTGACTAAATTCATGACCAATAAGCAATGACAGTCATTGATAGACGTCCAGTGGAAGTGGGTTAGAGGACAGCTGTATATGGAAGAAAACTGAAAGTaggtaaataaatcaaaacattaaTAGGAATTAGAAGCTTAGCTTACAGCcttcccccccctcaccccccagacTAGAagctaatttttctttataaaaattaaatcattctACTGAAGTCTTTTTCAGGAGAATACAACTGGGGGCAGGAGGCATGGAATTCAAGGCTAGATCAGCTGGTTTGGAAAAGAGTGTTTAAAGTAGTGCTTGAAGTAGTAACACACACGCCTATGAAAAGCATATGACAAACACAAATCAAGTTCTGTAGTTACACAGACACACGTCAGTGTATTTCAGCACGCAGGGTAGCCGTCTATTACAGCGCAACTCACCGTGCTTCAAAAACCCTCCGagatttttccagcaaaaatattGTAAAGTGCAATGATAAACTATAATTTCTTACTGAGAAAGAAATGCGAACGTTCTGGTTCACTTAGCAAGATCCCGCCTATCAGGGGCTCCCGGATGGCTCCAACAGATTCCTCATTTCCTGAAGCTGGAGAAATTGTAGAGTCGGGATCAAGTGTGGAAGTTGGTTCTACTGATGAAATCATCTACAGATGAAGAATTAACACGTCAAGTGaatgactggggaaaaaaaaacttgattATAGCTCTTCTGTCACTATTTTCTCATCATTCCAAACAACTGAAATGTCTCTCAGCGTTAAGATaaaacagtttcaaaaataaCGAGATACTACCACACAGGAAATAAAGACGAAGAGGTCTAGAACAGACAGTCAATTCACACCTTGTCAGGTTCCCATGGAGTCCACTGCCTTTGTCTCAAACCAGAACGTGAAGGTGAGCCTGACACTGTCCACGGTGGACCTTCAGAATACACATTCAACGCCAATGCTAGGAAAAACACGCCAAGGACAGAAGTCATGCAGAATAATTGTTCTGAGGCCTGTCACTGCCATTCTGTTTTTACTTTCACTTACGGGACAGATCCATTCTTGACTCCGTAATTACGTTAGACTTCACTTGAAGATTCTCTTCTCTGATAAAGTTGAGATCATCCTCATGAAGGCTTCTTGAGCCTGGAGACTTTACCAAAAAGGTATAAGTAAAAACTTCCCAGAAATTACACTGTTTATCCTCTACATAAATATAATCTTTGCATCAATCTTATTTCTAAGTATCTTATTTCTATATCTTATTTCTAGATATAAAGTTTTTTAGTATCTCTAGCCCCttctggaagtaaaaaaaaatatgaagcatccattttcttccagcattttaAACACCGAAATATGGACTGCATTAGAAAAAATAGTCTATATTTAACACTTCGTGTCATGTTTCTTTGCTTCCAGAAGAAACAGAATCATAATCCAAGACAAAGTTTTAACCATTGCTTTGGAACTCTAACAATTACATTTCAAACCCAGTCGAGGTGAATGCTATGCCGCTAACACCGGGAAACAATCATTACATTTTGCAAATGCACAGTCCTGTGGCAAAGATGAGTTAAAATAGATTTAACCACAAAGGACTGCATTCGGTTCTTAGGGATTTTGATGATTGTAGTATTCCAGAAATGACCTCTCTTTTATCCTCCATTTACAGGATACTGTCTTGCACTAAGGTTGCTAGGAataaccttgaaaaaaaaaaacattttacctGTTGGAAGCCAGAAAGAACATAATTACTTGAAAACAGGGGTGACAAAAAGCTCTCAGCTGCAAACTCTGGATTATCTGGGTACTGCTGCCATCCTAGCCGCGAGCAGGGAGCTCTCAACATTATCTCACTAGCTGCTGATCCCTTTACTTGGTGCCCTTGAAACGCAACAGGCTACACGATACATTGGAATTATCATTAACTGAAAGCAAGTACCATTCTGGAACTATCTACAGTCAATAAAGGTACTTTTCATACatacaacaaaaataatgttggaaactgtggaagagaaaaaaaataaatcaatgcttttctctttctttttctcgcACTCCTGCAACTCAGCAGCAATAAAGTTTTTGCACAAATCTATCAAGAGAATATTAATATTCTCATGCAGTATGTTTAGTCTTATTTTTGTATGGTAAAATTTGAGTTTAAAACTCTCAGTGGAAAACTTCCCACAGACAAATGTACTAAAGAGTGATGAGAAGCCCATTATGAGACTGGTTAAATATTTATTAGGACTTCTTGTAATATATTGCAAATAGTAAACCACTTCATTGAAATTTAAGAAACACTATTCATTATACTTCAGTTCCACAGAATTTGTACCTTTGGTTGGCAGCCAGATATTCCAGGATCTCTTTGGGCCGCCGCTACTGGTTGAATACGTGCCTCTGTTTTCTGTAATAAGTTGTCCACGCAGTTGGGCTGCATATAGAAGTATCAAAAGCTAATTAGTTTAACAATTTTATAACCATTTAAACTGAAAAACTAAGCTGTATCTTGTATTCATACAAGAGAAAGCGTTTTAGATTACAAACTTTTCACGTGGAAGCCCGAACAATCCACAATAGAGTAAGAAACTATGTTTGCTTTTCAaacaggacaggaaaaagaagaatttaatctaaaactctttctttcactttggaTGGGTTGAAGGAAAGAGATTAATAGCAGCATTGGACAAAAATACCAACGCGAAGCATCAGACACAAACAGATTTGCCAGTATATTTCAACCCAAGTGATGAAACTCTTAGGAAAGCCACACATTCAAAAACcgatagtaaaagaaaaaatagatggTAAAAGAAGATGGGGTAGGGAAGGAGGGGATGTACCAGAGATGCGATACTAAACCTAACTAAATATTACAATTTGCATTAAGTTTCTGTCATGTATTTTGCCTCCTGAACATTTATTAGCAACAGTCTACAAGAGGACATCTTCTATCAGCTTCTTAGTCAATGCCTCTAATCAATCTCTAGCTCAGGCTCCATAGTTTCATAGACCAGGAATTTTATTCAAGAAGCCTGGTGGAAAATGAATTTATCTTGGACAGATAGATACATACAGTCAAAAATCGGTTACCATAAGGCCAGAAGAATCAAAGTAGGAACAGGAAGATGCCTGTGCACTTTCTGAGTAAGGCATTTCTGTAAACTCTTTTATAGCTACAAGAGATTGAAAAGCATAATAAGTTACTGTTAGAGTAttatttttacatgaaaacatCTGAATACTTACTGGCTCGCAAACCTTACCCATGCAAATAATTGCACATTTAGGATTTAACTAAACTACAGCAGACAGACATAGACCCGGAGCCCGCATTGTCGCtttgaacactaaaaaaaaattgcatgagGGAGCCTTCGTAACACATCGCTCCAAAAGTATGATTTCTGGATATGAATTGTCCAGCAGCAGAGATAAGAGGACAGGAGTCAAATAGGTCCAGTCATAGAGAATTCACTTTAAAATAGAAGCTGACCTAACCTTCGTCCTTCACAAGGGGCCCAAACATCTCTTTAGAAGTCTCTGCCTCACGTAAAACGCTAttattttcctccatcttttgTAAGCTTTCTAATGCTGTGCTATGTTGAGTCAAAGCTCTTACAAGAGCGATATTGTTTACCAAGTCGGAAAGAGATGATGAATTTTCAGCCATTGCCCTGCCTTTCAGGCAATCCATTCCTATTCCTTCACCTTGGCGGGCTTCATGAAAGGCATTTACCGTCTCCATATTTTCAGACTCGGTTTCACCTATCGCCGTTCGCTCTGGAGATGAATGGTCTTTTCCAAATGGATAGGCAGAACTCATGGAAATTAGAGTATCTTCCTTACATGAAACGCCAAATGCCGTTTCATGGTCTTCTGCGCTATATCGGAATGAGCCATAGCTAGGATCTGATTTTTGTGACAAAGCCAGCAAAGGACTACCCGGTTTAATATCATCACTCTTAGTACCCCAGAAGTGTTCTACATCAGCACCTGGGGATTTCATGCGTCCAAGCTGTATAACATCATCTTCAGTCATTTTGGTAGAAATATATGAAATACTTTCCGTTTTCTCAGACATAGTGGTTTTAGGGTGACATTCAGTAACATTTGTGTCACCAGGCAAAGGATCAGAGGGCTTGCTTTTTATCCACACTGTGTCTTTAACGGCATGTGCTGCACAGCCAAGAAGATCCTTCTTATTGTTGGCGGCTTCGGTACTCGATTGACTTTCATTAATCTCTTTTACATTGTGTCCATCACTCAGAAGCTCCGCTTCAGATCTGGTCTGCTTTGCGGAGCCTCCTGCAATTCTCCCTGCATCTCCAACACCGGTGTGACAACGCTGAGACGGTATCCCCTCGGCGCAGTGGCTTCCATCCTTCTCTCCGTCAAATGTTGACCATTTGACTTCTTCGTTTTTACTGTGCGTCACCACTTCACAGCGAGAGCGAAGTCTCAGCGCAGCATTTTGCGCGACATCTTCTCCCTTTAAGCAATCCGGACTTGGCGAAAGCACATCTCCTTCAGTGAGCTTATTCACATCTCTTTCACACAGGGCTTCATTGTCAGCATCATTAAAATCAAAAGCCTCCATTAGATTAAAGTTAACCTCCATCACCTGTTCATCTGGACCACATTCTTTGTCATGCATACGTAATTCCTCCTTCACCATTCCAGTGTCAGTCAGTGTTACACCCACAGAGAGCTCCAGGTCACCGGGCACTCTTTCCGGGCTTTGCCTTGGCTGAAGCTCACTTTGCAACTTCACTGATGAATTTTCATTCACATCGTTAGTCACTAAATGCTCCCTGTACCTAAAGAGATTTCTTTCGGTTGTGATCGGACCGACTGAACGCGAAACATCACCTGAAGATGGGACAAACTGACTGTCACTCATTCTACTTAGGGTGGACTCAGGCGGGAAGAAACTCTTTGTATTGCAGGGATCTTGTAAGTCCTGACttaaattatttgcctttttgacACATGTCTGTCCTGCGACTTCTTTATCACAAGGTTGCTCAGCTGAATTTAGAAACATTTCAGCATTCCATTCCTTTTTATCATTTACAGTTTCCTTCACAGGAGAAAAGTGCGTAATATTTTGCACGCGTCTTTCGGCAGGGTTGCCTGAAAAAGCAGGTAGGATGGTGCTGGTTTGGTTATATAAACTACCTGCGTTTTCTGATGCCTGAAACCTAGAAAGACATTCTGTGACTTCAGACGTCGTTTGCTCTCTGCATCCTCGTGTTGGTTTGGACTTCAGAAGAGCTATTATCTGTGCAGTGCTCCTGATGTTGTGTGACACTGCCCCGGGACCAGCTGTCTGACTACAAGACATGGCGTGCCCGGTAATTAAAGGAGATTCTGGCTTCACAGTCGACCGATCAGCGTTTCGCTTCTCTGTCTCCTCATATCTGTCAAGAAACGGAGCTGAAAGCAGCGAGGAGAGGGACGTGCGTTCTCTATCATTATCCGTACACGCATCTTCACAAACGTCCACAGATAGATTTGTTCCTGCATCCTTCTTGCAAATCGTAGAAAATAATGGAGAGGTGATATAAAACTTGGATGGAAAAGCACCCTGACACTGCTTAGATAAGGGCAATGTTGTTGGGTTTTCTCCATCTCCCATTGttggtattttcttttcaacCTGGCGCGGCCCTTGGAAACCCTAGGAGAGAAGTCTTAAATTAATTATACTCAGAGATCAACTTCACATTTTGCAACAGAACATTGAAAACAAGGCACACCCCATAACATAGATCCTAATCAAGTAGCACATGACAATTCCACAGGTGTATAGAAATAATCTCAGGCCTTTGCaattttcactgcagttttaGCACTAGCAATCCTGCTACACCAAACAGATTTAGTAAACTCAAAAAAATAGCTACTGGTAACACGTTCTGCCTTAGAGTTGCAAAAAAACTAGTAAGACATCATCTATATATTTACTGCTCATTAAAAGATGTGCCCTTTGAGTTTTAAAATGCACGTTAGCATCAGGCGtaacttttgaaaagaaagaccTACTGTAAACTTCCTTTTCAAGCCAACAGAGAGATGTCTTGGAGGCAGAACACTGGGCTTTACACCATTTCTGTCCATTGCCGGAGTTTCTGTGTTCCGCGGCTGATCTTCAGCAGATTTTTCACTCGCTTTCACTGCTTCAACTGTGATCAAATATCGTTCACTTTCTAAATTATCTCCAGCATTCACctagaaaagagaaagcagcagtgtGTAGATAATAGTGCTATAAAAGAAACAGTAAGTCTTCTAAATAAATATTGTCTTCTAAATACTTAAGATGTAGAAATTTCAGATATCTACACCCGGTAAATCACAGCTGCCGTATAAATACTTAGATTAAAATAGACGTATACTACCACGCATTAGCACTTAGCCTCAAATTGTGTTTATCTAATACTTCACTGCGATACACTGCTTTTACCgataagaaataaaattctataaGTGCTCTACATTGGTTCTGCAAAAAGAGACTTATCAATAAATAGCAGCTGTTTTCAATTTGGATCATTTGCATTGCAGCAGACTTTCATTGCCACATTAAGATAAAGTACTCCCTtcattaacacacacacactagTTTTAAATGCTTCCTGAAGAACAAACCACTAACTACCataaatttaagaataaaaaaccCTCCCGAAAAAATATACCtgagattttataaaaatactcTCCAAGCATTGTCCTTTATCATCAAACAAGATAgcctgcaatgaaaaaaaacagaattttaaataccTCATTTTATTTCACAGATAACAAGATTGCTACTGAcagtccagcagcagcagaagataTTAAGCCATACGGTATTAAATCTGAATTGTTCACCTTATTCCCGCCAGTTCTAATCCTCAGAATTCCATCTTGCCATGtctttgattttttcattttttggtgaGTGTATAA encodes:
- the ZGRF1 gene encoding 5'-3' DNA helicase ZGRF1 isoform X1, which encodes MASQDFTVLYTHQKMKKSKTWQDGILRIRTGGNKAILFDDKGQCLESIFIKSQVNAGDNLESERYLITVEAVKASEKSAEDQPRNTETPAMDRNGVKPSVLPPRHLSVGLKRKFTGFQGPRQVEKKIPTMGDGENPTTLPLSKQCQGAFPSKFYITSPLFSTICKKDAGTNLSVDVCEDACTDNDRERTSLSSLLSAPFLDRYEETEKRNADRSTVKPESPLITGHAMSCSQTAGPGAVSHNIRSTAQIIALLKSKPTRGCREQTTSEVTECLSRFQASENAGSLYNQTSTILPAFSGNPAERRVQNITHFSPVKETVNDKKEWNAEMFLNSAEQPCDKEVAGQTCVKKANNLSQDLQDPCNTKSFFPPESTLSRMSDSQFVPSSGDVSRSVGPITTERNLFRYREHLVTNDVNENSSVKLQSELQPRQSPERVPGDLELSVGVTLTDTGMVKEELRMHDKECGPDEQVMEVNFNLMEAFDFNDADNEALCERDVNKLTEGDVLSPSPDCLKGEDVAQNAALRLRSRCEVVTHSKNEEVKWSTFDGEKDGSHCAEGIPSQRCHTGVGDAGRIAGGSAKQTRSEAELLSDGHNVKEINESQSSTEAANNKKDLLGCAAHAVKDTVWIKSKPSDPLPGDTNVTECHPKTTMSEKTESISYISTKMTEDDVIQLGRMKSPGADVEHFWGTKSDDIKPGSPLLALSQKSDPSYGSFRYSAEDHETAFGVSCKEDTLISMSSAYPFGKDHSSPERTAIGETESENMETVNAFHEARQGEGIGMDCLKGRAMAENSSSLSDLVNNIALVRALTQHSTALESLQKMEENNSVLREAETSKEMFGPLVKDEAIKEFTEMPYSESAQASSCSYFDSSGLMPNCVDNLLQKTEARIQPVAAAQRDPGISGCQPKSPGSRSLHEDDLNFIREENLQVKSNVITESRMDLSPLALNVYSEGPPWTVSGSPSRSGLRQRQWTPWEPDKMISSVEPTSTLDPDSTISPASGNEESVGAIREPLIGGILLSEPERSHFFLSQEKSSYPEERNLSRLKPAVKTPFVTFPATEKIPDAVYPPEGEKLRQSFDSSVAPLGQKSAVFPIRAFRPEDRNYETSVFGEDTEDRQREPVEAAFPNVSSRYRQSKWLKYQNSAQSDLITQNSDDGEVTGDICAEKVLGMPLGDRGESAAVDKSAPGSAPPLTAKSLLGKCCANTRSQDLVSERKLLSLHLSQTPLAEATQKVLSHLSCHAVTGDGQDITISELSFPNVDKVKYANLPKRKISIPIVFPSHVHYKQVFKAALTEQLNIMLFELSQRLHDALSKVDISFYTSLKDGPSESKESCVPLCNHMRPAKLVTVKKEGQNKGRLFYACDAPKAERCSFFKWIEDVNPAQIKSRPSVVLRDVKSIGTYLRSQKISLYEGCQLLVRKAFEMQTQRCSKFKKSMNTPARFDADSKTKLYLKLSRKEHYSLYSKDDIWVVSKTLTFDALDTFIASSAFFGPSSNSEVELLPLKGYCPSNWRSNMCVHALLVCNASGELTSLRNMEEHFNPATLPLIPYLLKKNFDAENATRRVNRRKFIPPAVSLKHAMMHGPVSAEVAMGLAKKMIQTFSLNPDQATSLVQIAQMMTSCDNTKPVEERQIFPITIIRGVFGAGKSYLLSVVILFLVQLFESSEATEGPRPTPWKLLIASSTNVAVDRILLGLLDLGFEDFIRVGSIRKITKAILPYSLHAGSGNENEQLKELLALMKEDLTPVEKIYVRKSIEQHKLGTNKTILQQVKVIGVTCAACPFPCLNALKFPVVMLDECSQMTEPASLLPIARFQCEKLVLVGDPKQLPPTIQGSESVHEKGLEQTLFDRLCLMGHKPILLRTQYRCHPAISAIANELFYEGHLIDGVSEKDRSPLLDWLPTLCFYSVNGEEQIERDNSFYNMAEVHFTVKLLQALMASGIEGSAVGVITLYKSQMCKIQNLLSGTRSEAFEVKAIQVSTVDAFQGAEKEIVVLSCVRTRQIGFIDSEKRMNVALTRAKRHLLIVGNLACLSKNRLWGRVIHRCKGWENGLQHASRCEQQLNDVLKSYLEKRKEEERNKKKGN